TTATTGTGAGAATGTGATCTCTagttctaaactcaccagccaggagaaacatctttatagtatctactctgtcaagtcccttaaggattttatatgtttcaatagatcAACTCAAATTCATCAAACACTAAGGAATATAAGCCTCTTCTACAtaaactctcctcataggacaatcttagAATCAATCTAGAGAGCCTTTGTTGCACTCACTTAGAAAAGTGATAATGTGATAATCAAATACAGGTCTTAATTTTCGCAGAGGGTCCTTGCATTTGTGTTTCTGCATGAGTTAATTAATGATTTCATCACAATTGATCAGAGTATCACTTTTCATGGTCAATCAGCTCTGCCAATGGCGGGTATGTTACCCAGCATTCCCCGCAGCAGTGAATGTGCCCTAGTCACGCTACAGGAGCACAGCGCGCAAGGGCAGCGCTGGCAtgtatctggagcatgcgcagtgtcactGTTTACTGGAGTGCTGGAGACGCTTTTGCAGCGGGTGAGAGTCGGTGGGGTGCAGGAGAGGAATGGAGccggcggggaggcttcagaaacacccggtgtaggccgcAAGCCTCCAATAAGAAGCTCCAGGTCCCGCGTTTACACCGAGCAGGGCGGCAGCTGCGGGATTTCTCCCGGTGACAGGTCCTGTTTGAAACTAATAAATTAAAAGGAGGGACTGAGTTCCCCGATTGGAGGAAGACCAGGAATATCCAGGAACAAAAACCAAAAACACTGACCGACTGAGGCGGCTCGGGAGGCGGGAGGAGATTTTGGGCGCATGGGAGGAATTGGAGCCGTGGGTGGGCTGGGAAGCTTCGTAAACACCTGGGGTCGGCCTGAGGCCACAGGGTCAGTGTTTACCCCGCGGTGATAGGCCTGGAGGGCACTGGCTGCCATCTTGGACAGGTCGGCATCAGGGTGCATGTgcggccatcttggtgagggcacaggGAGTGGGCGGGGCTTTAGGGTGTCTGTTTTCAAGCCAGTCCTAGCCCCCTGGAGATGCATTATCCTGGATAACAGGGTTTTATGCAGTTTCACCCACTCCAGGCTGCGTGTGATGTTTTTGCAGCCCAGAGGAatccagagaaagcagttgaggccaaaacattgcatgtttttaagaaggagttacatatagctcttggggtgaaagggatcaaaggatatgggggggggaaagcggaaacaggttactgagttggatgatcagccatgatcataaatggcggagcaggctcgaatggccaactcctcctattttctatgtttctctgttacaGTCCCTGTATAGGTACCTTAAGTGGCTACTGCTCAACTTTTAGTTACAGTTTAGCCCCACACTGCTAAATTTTGGTTGCTCCGTATGGAGGGGTGTGGGTAAATCGGAGGATCTTTTCCTGGACCTGGTTAACACAGCAATGTGTAGGTTCAGGATGTGCGGGgaccatggtgggggtggggtcacTCTGGCTGCTGGCCTCTCTTCCGTGGTCTTGTCTGTACCTGGGTGGCCCTGGCGAGGGAGCAAGCTTAATaccttctgcgaccggtgggcacaTCGGAGTACAGAGAGTCTCACAGTCACTGGCAGCAACATTCTGGTTTAGCTGAGAAGGTTCCCTTTGCTTtaaaaccttctggactcaacatcgtgTTCAACAATTCCATACCACGAAcctgattttgatttttttttttaaccatgtgctggtctttaacttgtttttcatgtttatgctttcaGAGTGAGCTGACCATTGTTTTGCCATTAACACTTTATGCCATTgcaaagggggatggaatataaaagggagattttgctacagttgtatagggtattgtatagacgacatctggagtactgtttacagttttggtctccttatttaagaaaggatataaatgcgttagaggcaatgtagagaaggttcactcgattggtacctgggatagtgtgggggggtgttatcttatgaggaaaggttggacaggttgggtctgtatccattggagttcagaagaatgaagggtgaccttattgaaacatataagatcctgaggggtcttgacagggtagatgatgaaaggatgtttccgcttgtgggagagactaggactagggacacagtttaaaaatacagGGTTCGCCCAttcaaggcagagatgaggagaacattttttctCTGAGTTgtgcgtctttggaactctcttccacagtgAGCGGTGGAGGcagtgtcattgaatatttttaaggcagaggtagataaattgtaGACTAACTaggaagtcaaagggtatcggggggtaggcgggaaagtggagttgagaccacaatcagatcaaccatgatcttattaaaaggcgagcaggcatgaaggggccgagtggcctactcctgcttctaattcgtttgTTCGTgtgtaacagtctctctggacaaatgctttgtcttttactacatctgttagtactccctttgccttttgggaAATGACATCTTTCTCTTATAATCTCTCCCAacctcatagaccttcccttttgttcttcatctctccctcccttcctttcatttgctcaaaatctgttacatttataacctttgccagttctgatgaaaggtaattgacctgaagcattaactctgtttctctccacccacaggtgctgccagacctgctgagtatttccagcactttctgttttaatttcagatttccagcctctgcagtatatTGCTTGTTTACCCTTTGCTTTTATTGGAACTTTGTTGCTTATTTTGCCTTCTTTTAGTTTGAATAGATCACATGTTAAGGAGGAACAAGAGAGTAAAGAATGTTCCAGATTAGCtataattgtctgttctgaatttctatcctggactaagagtgatataagaacataagaaataggagcaggagtaggcctttcggcccctcaagcctgccccgccattcaataagatcatggctgatttgccccagacctcaactcctctttcatgccagctcttcatagccctcaacttgccgatatttcaaaaatctatctacctcctttttaagtgctttcagtgatctagcctccacaactctctggggtagagaattccagacattcactgagagaagaaattgctttgcatctcagttttaaatgagtgtccccttattctgtaactatgtcccctaattcgagattccttcgctaatggaaacatcttctcaacatctgccatgtcaagcctcctcagaatcttgtacgtttcaataagatcacctctcattcttctgaacttgaatgaataaaggcctaacctgtttagttgttcttgataaagtcaaccccttcatccgaaTGATCAACcttgtgaatctcttttgaactgcctccaacgctagTATATCCTttataaatacggggaccaaaactacaaagtgctccaggtgtggcctcgcaaaaaccctgtacagttgtaacaagacttccctatttataaactctaaccccctagcaataaaggccaaaattccatttgctgccttgattacttgctgcacctgcatgctaactttttgtgtttcatgtacaagaacacccagatccctctgtgccgcacctttttggagtctctctccatttaaataatagtctgccttttcattcttcctaccaaagtgcatgacctcacactttcctacattaaactccatctgccaagtttttgcccactcacacaacctatatatatccccttgcagattccttatgtcatgatgactttgtaaactccttttacagggtatgagAAGGAGAGGATTTTCAGATGGGAGACttgaaccaaacatcacatcaagatctgactcgattcatcaggacctgaatatcatcggcctttgaatgcggaaggagaaatgtttgtctgttctgtttgtgggaaaagatttcaaacatcagtgtgactggaaaatcaccgagacacacacacacacccgagtgagagtgttccatcgTACTGACTGTGGAAAGAACTTTAACCAGTTACACCCTGAAAAAACATCGCACCATTCAAAGCGGGAGAAACCATTTGCGTCTTCTGTGTGGGGATAAGCCTTGAACTGTTCATCCAAAGGAGCAACACAGGGACGCCCGTAacacggagaaaccgtggaaatgtggggactgtgggaagggattcaatcgcCCATCCctgctggaaactcatcgacgcagtcacactggggagaggccgttcacctgctccgtgtgtgggaagggattcactcagtcatccgccctgctgagacaccaccaagttcacactggagagaggccggtCACCTGCAGTGAGTGTGGAAAGGGTTTCTCTTGTTCATCTGACCTACtgacacaccagcgggttcacactggggagaggccattcacctgctccatgtgtgggaagggattcacctgTTCATCTGacttgctgacacaccagcgagttcacactgatgagagaccctTCAAGTGCTCTCACTGTGGGACTGGGTTCAGACAATCATTTCACCTTACTGTACACCAGCGTatccacactggagagaggccattcacctgttccgtgtgtgggaagggattttctCAGTCATCACACCTACTGACACACAAGCGaattcatactggggagagaccattcacctgcactgagtgtgggaagggattcacttgtttATCTAACCTGCAGagccaccagcgagttcacactggggagaaacctttcaagtgctctcactgcgggactgggttcaggcgatcatctcacctcactgaacaccagcgtattcacactggggagaggccgttcacctgctccgtgtgtgggaaaggatttgctcgttcatcccacctgctgaaacaccagcgagttcacactgggtagacatgttctgtgtgtggataaGCCTTGAACTGATCATCCAAACTGGAGAACCACAAGGACACCCGCACCACGGGGAAACGATGGAAATGtggagactgtgggaagggataCAGTTGCCCATCTCTactggaaactcatcgacgcagtcacactagGGAGAGGATGTTCTCTtaaggtctgaagttctgttaatggatgataaatacctagtAGTTCAAGATAATTGAGTGaataggtgttgggtgttaattagttaattgtattcaagtgtgtacatATAAAGGAGCCAGCCAACACTGGTTGGTGGTGTTATTTGGagggcagaagtaagctctgtggcaagcaataaacaatctccaccaaagcatccgagtctc
This genomic window from Heterodontus francisci isolate sHetFra1 chromosome 34, sHetFra1.hap1, whole genome shotgun sequence contains:
- the LOC137348439 gene encoding zinc finger protein 229-like, translating into HPKEQHRDARNTEKPWKCGDCGKGFNRPSLLETHRRSHTGERPFTCSVCGKGFTQSSALLRHHQVHTGERPVTCSECGKGFSCSSDLLTHQRVHTGERPFTCSMCGKGFTCSSDLLTHQRVHTDERPFKCSHCGTGFRQSFHLTVHQRIHTGERPFTCSVCGKGFSQSSHLLTHKRIHTGERPFTCTECGKGFTCLSNLQSHQRVHTGEKPFKCSHCGTGFRRSSHLTEHQRIHTGERPFTCSVCGKGFARSSHLLKHQRVHTG